The window CCTCCTGTCctctcctgtcctgtcctgtgtgTGCCTGGGATGCTCTGAGCAGAGGGGGAGTGGGGAAGGAGCCCCTGGGATTTGCTGGGGTGGCAAAAAGAGCTGAGCTGGCATGAGGGGAAGGATCCAGAACCTTCAGGCTGGGAAAGCATTGAgtccattaacccagcactgcctcaCCAGCAGCCCATGGGCTTTTAACCCTTCCAGGGACGGTGCCTCCCTTTTCTGAAGGAATTCTCCCCAATTTCCAATCCAAACATGCCCCGAGGCTGTTACCTTGTCTCAGCCCTTCTTccctgggaggagctgctgcagcagggccatattaattattttataatttaaattctgttttacacaattttttttatcttgactttttttttgtcaaataaTTAAATCCTATACCCCTACATTATCCAAATCACTTGTCATCAATACACTTTCAATTAACCTTCCTCTGCATCTCCTGCTATCAAAAATAATGATCAACCATCATCAATACACTTTCAATTAATCTTCCTCTACATATCCTACTATCAAAAATAATGATCAACCATCATCAATACACTTTCAGTGAACCTTCCTCTGTATTTCCTAGTATCAAAAATAATGATCAACCATCATCAATACACTTTCAATTAATCTTCCTCGGTATTTCCTAGTATCAAAAATAATGATCAACCATCATCAATACACTTTCAGTGAACCTTCCTCTACATATCCTAGTATCAAAAATAATGATCAACCATCATCAATACACTTTCAATTAACCTTCCTCTGTATTCCCTAGTATCAAAAATAATGATCAACCACCATCAATACACTTTCAATTAATCTTCCTCTACATATCCTACTATCAAAAATAATGATCAACCATCATCAATATACTCTCAATTAACCTTCCTCTGTATTTCCTAGTATCAAAAATAATGATCAACCATCATCAATACGCTTTCAATTAATAATTCTCTGTATTTCCTAGTATCAAAAATAATGATCAACCATCATCAATACACTTTCAATTAACCTTCCTCTGTATTTCCTAGTATCAAAAATAATGATCAACCATCATCAATACGCTTTCAATTAATAATTCTCTGTATTTCCTAGTATCAAAAATAATGATCAACCACCATCAATACGCTTTCAATTAATAATTCTCTGTATTTCCTAGTATCAAAAATAATGATCAACCATCATCAATACGCTTTCAATTAATCTTCCTCTGTATTTCCTACTATCAAAAATAATGATCAACCATTATCAATACACTTTCAATTAATCTTCCTCTGTATTTCTTAGTATCAAAAATAATGATCAACCATCATCAATACACTTTCAATTAATCTTCCTCTGTATTTCCTAGTATCAAAAATAATGATCAACCATCATCAATACACTTTCAATTAATAATTCTCTGTATTTCCTACTATCAAAAATAATGATCAACCATCATCAATACACTTTCAGTGAACCTTCATCTGTATTCCCTAGTATCAAAAATAATGATCAACCACCATCAATACACTTTCAATTAACCTTCCTCTGTATTTCCTACTATCAAAAATAATGATCAACCACCATCAATACACTTTCAATTAATCTTCCTCTACATCCCCTGCTATCAAAAATAACACCCAACCATCATCATCCCTACACAACCATCCCCAAACAAACATAGAGCTGGCCCCCTtccaaaaacccaacaaaaatacaaaccatgGTGATAAATATCAGCTAATCGCCCACCGAATTTTGCACatccctgagctgtgtcccctccctgcagatCAAGTACCACGAGGAGTTCGAGCGGAGCCGGATGGGGCCCAGCCCCAGCGAGGGCTCGGAGCCCGAGCGCCGGAGCTCCCCCGAGAGCGGCGCCTACCGGAGAGcggagcagccacagcagcagcaccacggCCAGCCCGGGGCCACAGGTGGGGTGGGGACAGCCCCGGGGCTCCTCTGCACCCCCCGCGGCCCAAATCACGGGGTGGGATCCGGCCACGTCCCAGCCAATGGATCCACCCAAATCCCAGGGCAGGATCCTCTCACATCCCAGCGAATGGATCCACCCAAATCCCAGTCCATGGATCTGCCCAAATCCCAGTGCAGGATCCTCTCACATCCCAGCTCATGGATCCACCCAAATCCCGGGGCAGGATCCTCTCACATCCCAGCTCATAGATCCACTCAAATCCCAGTGCAGGATCCATCCTTCCCTCCACATCCCAATTCATGGATCCACTCAAATCCCAGTGCAGGATCCATCCTTCCCTCCACATCCCAATTCATGGATCCACTCAAATCCCAGTGCAGGATCCATCCTTTCCTCCACATCCCAGTGAATGGATCCACCCAAATCCCAGGGCAGGATCCACTCAAATCCCAGTTCATGGATCTGCCCAAATCCCAGTGTAGGATGCGCTCAAATCCCAGTGCAGGATCCAACTTTCCCTCCACATCCCAGTGCAGGATCCAGCCAAATCCCAGTTCATGGATCCACCCAAGTCCTAGTGCAGGATCCATACTTTCCTCCACATCCCAGTGAATGGATCCACCCAAATCCCAGTGCAGGATCCACTCAAATCCCAGTTCATGGATCTGCCCAAATCCCAGTGCAGGATCCTCTCACATCCCAGCCAATGGATCCACCCAAATCCCAGTTCATGGATCCACCCAAATCCCAGGGCAGGATCCACTCAAATCCCAGCTCATAGATACACCCAAATCCCAGGGCAGGATCCATCCTTCCCTCCACATCCCAATTCATGGATCCACTCAAATCCCAGTGTAGGATCCACCCAAATCCGAGTGCAGGATCCATCCTTTCCTCCACATCCCAGTGCAGGATCCACTCAAATCCCAGTTCATGGATCTGCCCAAATCCCAGTGCAGGATCCATACTTCTCTCCAAATCCCAGGGCAGGATCTGCCCAAATCCCAGAGCGTGGATCCACTCAAATCCCAGTCCATGGATCTGCCCAAATCCCAGTGCAGGATCCATCCTTCCCTCCACATCCCAGGGCAGGATCTACCCAAATACCAGTGCATGGACCTACTCAAATCCCAGTTCATGGATCTACCCAAATCCCAGTTCATGGATCCACCCAAATCCCAGTTCATGGATCCACCCAAGTCCTAGTGCAGGATCCATACTTTGCTCCACATCCCAGTGAATGGATCCACTCAAATCCCAGTTCATGGATCCACCCAAATCCCAGTGCAGGATCCCCATTCCCTCCCCATCCCCGTTCCCATCTCttgtccctcccagcccagttcaccccctgtccctccccagtttaccagcagcagcagcagcagcagccgcctCCATCCCAGTCCTACTGCTACAAGGAGCCAGCTCCGGCCTCCTCACAGCGCAACGCCCCGGCCGCAGGGGGGGTGAGTTCAGCCAGAGCCCCAAATCCCCACCCCAGGGCTCCCTCAGCCCCCCATTCCCACCCTGGGGATCCCTGTGCTCTCTCAGCCCCAGGAGAAGCcgttttggggggtttggatGCTcaattttggggggtttggatGCTCAGTTTGGGCACTGAGACCCGCCCAGgtccagctcccagcctgtccctaggaatgggctgtgccagcgacccccatgtcccctggggctgtgacaaTGATCCCTGAGGCTTTCACAATGTCCCCAAGTccccctggggctgtgacagtgTTCCTGTGTCCCCTGGGGCTATTCCATGTCTCCTGGGACTGTGACAATGACCACCTCCATGCCCCCTGGGTCTGGGAcaatgtccccctgtcccctgggtCTGGGAcaatgtccccctgtcccctgggtCTTTTCCATGTTCTCTGGAGCAATTCCTTgtcccctggggctgtgacaatgtccccgtgtcccctgggGCTGTTTCCTGTCCCCTGAGGCTGTGacagtgtccctgtgtcccctggggCTATTCTGTGTCCCATGGGGCTGTGACAATGTCCTTGTGTCCTCTGTGGCTATTCCATTacctcctggggctgtcccatGTCCCCTGGACCTATTCCATgtcccctggggctgtgacaatgatccctggggctgtgacaatgtccccatgtcccctgggTCTGGGAcaatgtccccctgtcccctggggCTTTTCCATGTTCTCTGGAGCAATTCCTTgtcccctggggctgtgacaatgtccccatgtcccctggggctgtgacaaTGATCCCTGAGGCTTTCacaatgtccccatgtcccccggCGCTGTGacaatgtccccatgtcccctggcGCTGTGACAATgtcccctggggctgtgacaaTATCCCCATGTCCCCCGGGGCTGTGACAATGTCCCCATGCCCCCCGGGGCTGTGACAATGTCCCCCTGACCCCCGGGGCTGTGACAATGTCCCCGCGGTGTCCCCACAGAAGCGTTTCCGTGCCGTCTATGACTACAACGCGGCGGACGAGGACGAGGTGTCCTTCCAGGACGGGGACACCATCATCAACGTGCAGCAGATCGACGACGGCTGGATGTACGGCACGGTGGAGCGCACGGGGGACACGGGCATGCTCCCGGCCAACTACGTGGAGGCCATCTGAGCCCTGcccgtgtcccctcctgtcccctccccgcccTCCGagccgtgtccccgtgtcccctccggTTTCGGGGATCAAAGCTCCAGGGCatttctcctcctgtccctcctgtccttccTGTCCTGCCCTCCCGGGAGCCACCGGGATGccaggaaagggagggagaggcCAAATTCAGGACCAAATTCCCCATGTGGGGTGGGGGAAGCAAAggggggctcacctgggctcggggtgggctggcagctccccctgctcgtcctgctcctggctgccttCAATCCTTCCGTGCTCGGAGCAGGAAAGTTTTGAGCTCAAATCTCCACAAAACctctcagctctggctgctcctgccttgggCTGGGCTGTCCTGAGCCCTccggagcagcagcagccctggggctcgTCCTGgctggagggctgggctgggatgagcTCCCCAGACTGGGATCAGGCCCTCTGGACTGGGATGAACCCCTCCCCAGACTGGGATGAGCTCTCCAGACTGGGATCAGGCCCTCTGGACTGGGATGAAGCCCTCCCCAGACTGGGATGAGTTCCCTGGACTGGGATCAGCCCCCCCTGAACTGGGATGAGCCCCTTGAAGTTGGGATGAGCTCCCCATGCTGGGATGAGTTCTCTGGACTGGGATCAGCCCCCCCTGAACTGGGATGAGCCCCTTGAAGTTGGGATCAGCccccccaggctgggatgagcccCCTCAGACTGGGATCAACCCCACTGAACTGTGATCAGCCCCCCAAACTGGGATGAGTCCCCCCCAAACTGGGATCAATCAgcctcccagagctccagctcaCTCTGGGGGTCCCCCTGGCGTTGAGCCTTTTCCCCTCACCCagaattttcctgcttttctcctcctcctcctgctgctgctgagtgctGCCACCCCTGTGGGTGGTCGCTGTCCCCTGGGTGCTGTGAcacccccagccagccccagcgcTGGTGGCAGCTTCTTGGGACCACTTTGGGCTCGTGTCACGGACCAAAACATCGAAGCACGTCCCTGTCCCCTTCTCCTCTGGGCTCCTGGGGGGGATCAGGGTCGGGATAAACTGGaactgggcagggagggaggagcagggacctCCAGAGGGTCCTGCCGGGACCTGGGACAGTGGGGGTGTCCCCCTGCCAGGACCTGGGACAgtgggggtgctgtggggccAGGAGGCTCCCAGGGGGCGGCTCCACCTTTGTTATTCCCACTGGAAAATCAGGAATTGGGGACCAAAGCAGAGTGAGGCGTTCCTGGGGACACTTCCCTTCACTGGGGGCAGAGTCACGCTGGGAACGGGGAGTTGTGGCTGCAGTGGGGTTGGggacagggatttggggtggcagcagggcaggatgggctgcccagggtgggaATCCCAGCTGGTGCTAAAACAGGGAGCACAAGGGCAGGGggagcctcctcctctccctgctgaatCCTCTTCGTAATCACGTTCTTGTCTGggaatgggggggggggggagccTCAATGTGAATAAACCCTTTTTTAATGGACCAAATAACAGGAAATTCCCTTTTGGGATACAGATCTTTTTTTAATCCTCCCTCAAAACCATTGTCCCTAAATTCTCCCCTCCCATGCTCCTTTCCACCCCCGCCATGGGAAACAAACCTCTTACTGCTtgatttctgccttttctctcAACTTTATGcacttttttgccttttttttttcatagctgAAAAGCACCTAAacctgtatttaaaaataaataaataaataaatgagttaaaaaaaattacaaggaAGAAGAACGATTAAAAAGCTGAATAATTGCTTCTCATCACGTGTAAAATAGACCTCGTCCATCCCAGCTTCCCTGGTTGTGTCTCAGTGCTGAGCTTAGAACGTGTTTTCCTCGGGATCCGTTGCTTAATTGGGGTTTTGTCCTTGTGTCCTCCTTCCTGGGTTGAGCACCCAccagtaaaaaacaaaaattttacaAAATGATTCGGCCTTTttatccaaaataaaaaaaaaaaaaaaaagaaagaaaacccacGGAATGGAACAACCCGACCATCGATTCTCTTGCTGGTTTACTCGGattgaaaataaaagtttaatttttacCTGCTGATTGTGCTGGCTTTGATTGTGGCCGCTTTTCTGGCTTGGCTGGGACAAGGGGAGGCTTCCAGAGCTTGGGGTTGGGGaccctcctgggctgcagctccgGGGCTCATCccctggttttggggtgttttggagCCCTGGGAGTGCAGGTGGGATTTCCAGCGGTGTCTGGGGACGGGTGTTGTTTATCAGCAGCTCaaagagagaggaaagcaaGAGAAGGCAAAGGGCGGTGCTGGGgcaccccagcagcacagccaaggtGATTTCGGGGTGAGGGCCGCgctcattttctcatttttccctcttttccccaaAGGATGAGGCGGGGGCTCATCCCCGTGGGCATCCCCTGGAGCGCTTTGGGAAGGAAGGAGCGGGGACAGAACAACCCCTGAAGGGACAGAACAACCTCTGAAGGGACAGAACAACCCCAGCAGGGGCAGAACAACCCCCGAGGGGACAGAACAACCTCGGCGGGGACAGAACaaccccagcagggacagaacaACCCCTGAAGGGGCAGAACAACGCCCGAAGGGACAGAACAACCCCTGAAGGGACAGAACAACCCAGCGGGGACAGAACAACCCCCGAGGGGACAGAACAACCTCAGCAGGGACAAAACAACCCCCGAGGGGACAAAACAACCCAGCGGGGACAGAACGACCCCCAAAGGGACAGAACAACCTCAGCAGGGACAAAACAACCCCCGAGGGGACAAAACAACCCAGCGGGGACAGAACGACCCCCAAAGGGACAGAACAACCCCTGAAGGGACAGAACAACCCAGCGGGGACAGAACAACCCCCGAGGGCACAGAACAACCCCTGAAGGGACAGAACAACCCCAGCGGGGACAGAACAACCCCCGAAGGGGCAGAACAACCCAGAGGGGATAGAACAACCCCCGAGGGGACAGAACAACCCCAGCGGGGACAGAACAACCCCTGAAGGGACAGAACAACCCAGCGGGGACAGAACAACCCAGCGGGGACAGAACAACTCCCGGCGGGGACAGACGGCCCCGGGCGCCAGGGCTGGGCCGAGCCCGGCTGCCCGCCGGGGTTTATCCCTTGATGTCCCGCCGGGGTTTATCCCCTGATGTCCCGCAGGAAAGGCGGCTCCATCAGCTCCGGCATCGTCTGTGCATCCTGAGCGGAGCGGGGAGGGGAGGACCGGGGGCGGCTCTGCCCAGCAGcgctgcccgcagcccccgccgcctcctcctcctcctccctccctcgcCATGCTGGACATTTTCATCCTGATGTTTTTCGCCATCATCGGCCTGGTGGTCCTGTCCTACATCATTTACATGCTCTaaggagccgccgccgccgaggATGCGGCTCAGCAGCGGCCTCGCCCCCCGAGCGGCGGCCAGGTGAGCTCCGAGCCCCTCCAGGTGCGAGTTTCGGGGGAGGATTGTGCCGGgaggggggctgggggcagtttggGGCTCGGtgctgttgggtttgggggtgaTTTTCCAATCCAGGCCGCTCAGCCCCGGGCGCTGCGCAGCTGCTGCCGCGTTTATTGGAAAAGCCGCTCCCGCAGCACGGCCCGGTGGCTTTTTGTTTCCGAGCTGGGAGAAATGGAGAAACCGGGAGAAACCGGGCGGGATCCCGGCTGCGTCATCCTCAGGAGCctcccggggccgggggcggctgCTCCCGCTCGGAgctcctccatccatcccctgtTCTCCCGCTCGgagctgctccatccatcccctgtTCTCCGGAGCTGCTCCATCGCCCCGTTCTCCCGCATTTCTCTCACACCggcctctcctttctccttctctcccgCAGCCTCCGCCCGGTGCGCGTCCCTCGGAGCCTTCTGGAACAGCGTTAACCTCTGCGAGCCCGGCGCGGAGCACGGAGCGGTCACGGAGCCGGGAACGGCAATGGGGGGCACACGGGAGGGGGCTCCGAGGGGCTGTCCCGCTGCCAGGACCCGGCTAACCCCGCTGTCAGGACCCGTGTCCTTCACCCTGCCAGGACCCGTGTCCTTCACCCTGCCAGGACCCGGGTCCCCCCCGCTGCCGGGATGCTCCCGGTGACGCACGCGGTGTCCCCAAGGGGATGGGAAGGGTCCTGTCCCCCCCTTTGTGTCCTTGTCCCCTCGCTCCGAGGCCGCTCGCCCGGGCTCAGTTTCAGGCCGCGGTTTCTGTTTTTGATGAGCGATGTTCAGGGAGCGGAATAAAGAGGAATGAATGACACGCGAGAGGGAGGATGGCTCTGGTGTCGCTGCGGGGATGGGGGTGAGGGACACGCGGCTCCAGGGCGATGCCAGAGATGGGAGATGCAGCCTGAGgcacctctgtgtccccagcacgagtggctgtccctggggaggggTCCCCACcaggctgtcccctccctgagtgtccccagccctccctcGGGACCCTCTCTGGTGTCTGGGGAAGCTCCAAGAGGCCTTGGGTGGGAAAAGGAAGGCTTTTAGCACAATGGAAATTTCTGTGGGATGGAAAGAACGATTCAGAGCTTCGTTTTTCCTCCACTTGGAGAGGTGTTTGGGGCATCAGGAggatttttcctgtccttttttGAAGCCCTGCATCCATCCTGCTCTCCCGCTGTCACTCATGGACAATAACTGAAAGTTTCACCCTCCTAGAGAGCAAAATTTCCACATTCCTGTGTCTCACagggttttatattttttttttaaagcaataaaCACCTGAAATATCCATAATGGGGAAAACTTTGTGCCCCTTCAGCTCTCCCTGGCAGCACCACACAAGCGTGTGAGAGAacaggatccagggagagcagggggcCAGGAAATGCTGGAATGGGCAGCTGTGACTTtcaggagaggggaaaaaagagatttcagagcctgggaatgctggatgtgctcagtgctgccagctgaatGCTCCACGCTGCAATTTCCTGCCAGTAAAACTCCCCAGAGAAACTCCAGGCTGGGGATTTCACCCCGGGGCGTTCCTGGAGCCCCCGAGGTGAGGAAACGCCGCTCCCTCTCTCCAGCACCAAATATAGCCGGGAAATCGGGAGCCTGAAACATCCCGGGAGGAATTTCTGCCGGCACAAGTCGCGTTCTCAACAAGCTCCCCTCCCTCGGGCCGACATCTGCGGGGATGAGGGCAGAGTGAGCGCAGAGGAATGTGAGGAATGGGGACTCAGCTGAGTGTGAAGCCAGGAGCGATCCTTCCCTCTGACTCCCAGGCCTCGCAGAGCTGCCAGAGAAATCCCTTCCTGCAGGCCcgggggctgggagggggcaaAGGGAGCCGGGGCAGGAGAGGGGTTTGCAAAaggggcacagagggcaggggCACACCTCAggatccagccctgccaccctgccatggggcatttgctcctggccctgcctttTACCCTCTCTCTCCTGCAGCTGTTAAAATTtggcagaaaaagggaaatcgGCCTTTCCTCAAATGCCCCCATTCCAGCTCATCTGGACCTGGATCCTGTCAGAGTTTGAGCTGATCCAaggggagctggagaaggagggagcagagctggtggcGTTTCCCAGTTCACCCCAAACTGGGCAGGGAAGCAGGACTGGGCTTCACTCCTTTGGGAAGGAAAGTGCTGTTTGATGGAAATGTGACAAAAAACTGCCACCAAACATCCctgaagtgtcccaggccagcccggatggggcctggagcagcctgggacaggggtggcactggatgggttTAATGTCCCCGAGGCGCTGGGAGTGCCGGAGCAGTTAATGACAATTAATAAAGCCATCAATAATTCACCAGGAGCAGCGCCGGGCTGACATTGCAGCCCTGCCGGCTGCTCCAGGGAATCAAAGagctcccttttcccttttccctttttttcccttttccctttttttcccctggctgAGCTCTCATAAAGGCCCCCCTTGTGCCCGGCTGGAATTTCTGGGAATGACCCAGGACACACAAagggccaggctctgctcccttcccctgctcccatccTGGAATTATCGATCCTGAGGATAAAAGGAACCCGGGTGGAGATTCCTGGGGGCGTTTTCCCGTTCTCACACCGaggttttttctcctcaaatttCGGGATCACTCCGCACACGTTCGGTTCCCGGAGTGGAAAGCAGAGCCTGGAATTTCTCACCTTTCAGAAATGATGTAAAATGTCACCTTTGAGCAGccagaaggggggaaaaagggatttccagcagctgggaaggtTTCACCTCTGCCATCTACCGGCACCACCGTCAGTGGATGTCCCGGAGGCGGATCCTGCCTGCAATTGTGGATTCCACAAACAGGAATTTGGGCACTCAGACTTTCCCAGGTGGCGGCTGATGGCGGCAGGTGGGGACAGCTGGCATAAAtcggtgctgctgcagctgttccCACAATTCCCGAGCTAAATGTGGGGAAAGCTGGTGCGAGGGAAGGGTTGGGAAGGGAATATTCGGGTGGGAAAGCGGCTCTTGAGGAACCTGGAGGCTGCAAACAGCACAGAGGGTGTGAGTGCCTTTTATTGCCATCACAGGGTTGGTCTGGTAGGCAACAGAGCAGAAAATCAACTCTGAGCAGCAAACATTTCTtcattgaaatatttaaatttaaatttatccATTTAATGAACTACTGTTCCAATTTAATGTGTTTAATGGGCGTCTTCAACTTGGCTAAATCCTAAAACAGTTCAAcccagagcagggggagagATTTGaagtttcttttgctttctaaaACCTGGAGATTGAGAGGAAGAAATGCCTTTCCAGATCAAAGCACTGGAATTGCTTTCAGAAATCACCTTTCCCTAGAGCTGAATGTACAAACCACGGAGCATTTCTGTCACAGAGCCTGAGTCAGACATCTAAAAATGCAGCTCCTCAAATCCCATCCCTCCCTTTCTCCTCAGATTCccaagagaaaacaaatgtaagagctcagaatgttttgggttctGGGCTAAGACAACACGAGCTTCAGTCGGTGTCTGCACATCAGCTGTGGAAACCATGTCATTTTTATTGTGTGTGCAAACATGCACAGTGGGAAAAGAATGCAGTTGGTGTTCCCAGCCCTCttccctggaggagcagggtgggTGGAATTCCACTCCCCAAGCCCTCCCTGAGCTCACTCAGCTGGCCTGGCACGGATGGGCCCAACTTCTgccaccccagctcctgctgggatgggaaatTCAGAAATAATTGTCTGCAAAAGttccaaggaaaagaaagaggaatgcagcagggacaggggagggcTCTGTGGAGctcaggaggtgctgctggtgctgcccatgGCCAGGTAGAGGATTTCCTTGTGGAAGTTGGCCT is drawn from Melospiza georgiana isolate bMelGeo1 chromosome 28, bMelGeo1.pri, whole genome shotgun sequence and contains these coding sequences:
- the LASP1 gene encoding LIM and SH3 domain protein 1 isoform X2; the encoded protein is MNPNCARCGKIVYPTEKVNCLDKFWHKSCFHCETCKMTLNMKNYKGYEKKPYCNAHYPKQSFTMVADTPENLRLKQQSELQSQIRYKEEFEKNKGKGFSVVADTPELQRIKKTQDQISNIKYHEEFERSRMGPSPSEGSEPERRSSPESGAYRRAEQPQQQHHGQPGATGGQQQQQQPPPSQSYCYKEPAPASSQRNAPAAGGKRFRAVYDYNAADEDEVSFQDGDTIINVQQIDDGWMYGTVERTGDTGMLPANYVEAI
- the LASP1 gene encoding LIM and SH3 domain protein 1 isoform X1; this encodes MNPNCARCGKIVYPTEKVNCLDKFWHKSCFHCETCKMTLNMKNYKGYEKKPYCNAHYPKQSFTMVADTPENLRLKQQSELQSQIRYKEEFEKNKGKGFSVVADTPELQRIKKTQDQISNIKYHEEFERSRMGPSPSEGSEPERRSSPESGAYRRAEQPQQQHHGQPGATVYQQQQQQQPPPSQSYCYKEPAPASSQRNAPAAGGKRFRAVYDYNAADEDEVSFQDGDTIINVQQIDDGWMYGTVERTGDTGMLPANYVEAI
- the LASP1 gene encoding LIM and SH3 domain protein 1 isoform X3, encoding MNPNCARCGKIVYPTEKVNCLDKFWHKSCFHCETCKMTLNMKNYKGYEKKPYCNAHYPKQSFTMVADTPENLRLKQQSELQSQIRYKEEFEKNKGKGFSVVADTPELQRIKKTQDQISNIKYHEEFERSRMGPSPSEGSEPERRSSPESGAYRRAEQPQQQHHGQPGATGGQQQQQPPPSQSYCYKEPAPASSQRNAPAAGGKRFRAVYDYNAADEDEVSFQDGDTIINVQQIDDGWMYGTVERTGDTGMLPANYVEAI
- the LASP1 gene encoding LIM and SH3 domain protein 1 isoform X4 gives rise to the protein MFPLRDLQDDPEHEELQGLREEALLQCIRYKEEFEKNKGKGFSVVADTPELQRIKKTQDQISNIKYHEEFERSRMGPSPSEGSEPERRSSPESGAYRRAEQPQQQHHGQPGATVYQQQQQQQPPPSQSYCYKEPAPASSQRNAPAAGGKRFRAVYDYNAADEDEVSFQDGDTIINVQQIDDGWMYGTVERTGDTGMLPANYVEAI